The window aatctaaatggcatactatatgcacatacaagatttatttaattataacatacatccaatgcataaataattaaacgcatactgatatggttttagttttggaaaaaacaagaaaacaaaaacctaactattacaaaaacagcttcaacaCCGCTCTAACCGCTCCAAAATCGCTTGAACCGGACTGGAATCGTCTGAACCGAACCAGCAGAGACTGAATCGGACCAACCACAaaccatttgaagctgaacCAGACCAAACCTCAAGAGAATCGGTCAAACCGGCTTCTCTtactctcgctcaaaatctcgccaAGTCTGATCGTTGAGCAATGACGAACATCGTCATGCAAttggcttgatcgtttagtgtttgcttgatcgtttagcaaccaatgcctatcgtttaacaaagctacacgaACGTATAGTGTTCGCCTTCTATCGTttagtgtcatcgtctagcactggaggatgctacacgatcgcttagtgtcaaaCACTATCACATAGCTTCATCCTTAGCACCgcgtcttgatcgtttagcgcgcacCCGAGGTAAGCGATCACCTagtgctattgcatagcaaTCGACGCATCGCTCAGCTGCCACTCATAGGTAAACGACCGTGTAAGTGACGCTTAGCGCCATCGTATAGCCCTCcgtcgcatcgcttagctcccgaacaaaggtaaacgatcgtgtaagcgatcgctcagcaccatcgcatagctcttcacCTCATCGCTTAGCTNgatcgtgtaagcgatcgctcagcaccatcgcatagctcttcacctcatcgcttagctcccacccgaagctacatgatcgtgtagtgccatcgctTAGCAAAACaacgcatcatttagctcccgaggtagacgatcgtctaaaGCATAACACCTAAATGATTAACGctcaaagctacacgatcatttagcttttccttcatatcgtctaacatatgaagctaaatgatcctttagctactgaagctcaacgacgatatgaacagaggctaatcgtctggaatctgcaactcaTCCCCTTCGCTTATTTCTTcgaattacagcttaatttcaactctaatgactccaaataaattacagactcttgggaagacattaaagctcatcaagcaagagcaaattacaaatttgaatgagaaatcaaagagaaattaaaggccaaaactcagaaaactaTATCATTACAGCATTTTCATAttctcatacaaaacactcaCCAAACCAGAATTAATCCGAACTAAATGCTTATAagacgctctgataccaattattggATCGATACCATCACGCAGCgaaagaaatcaggatccataagcattataattcattaattttggttgaaaagaaacatgctaaaaacatagtataatgggtttcatgaacataccttggtcgaaccaacgaaatctccattttcagctacaaaatcctctgaatccttatgtagaccaccacaagatcttccctactatcctcttggtgctcatagattgagttgtgagacttaaaataagctagaatcaaaaggaatatggagaaagctcactgaacagaatccattgaagaacaccttcatTCATCCgaaattttcagcaaaaattcagtcggttcatCACtcattcttcactccaatctcttcaatatattgcagattaTAATACAAAGAGCATGGGATGCAGCttatgcttggagtaaaccaaaggaaaaagtgggttccttgtaagctactttgaagatgactTGGAAAACCCATTTTCTCaagtttgtgtaatttttcaattttcaaaatctattttgatttttaaaaacatattttatttctaaaattaaaatttattaattttaaaaattagtttcataaattaattttctaataaaattaataaataattatttaaacaatttaaataattctaattaatttaatatccaatattaaattaatttttacaaaaattcattttcatatatttaaatcatatttaaatatattttctccaaattcttttgattctaatttgaacgtttcaaattaacttatcacgctactctagagctaatccatttccaagctagtagggagaccgcatggacctacagatcatgggctccaacgatccgagattaatcggctaaagtCATTAGACCGATTTAAcccacattcgttaactaatgggtcactccactaaagcccatagttgaactcccctcactgtagatatattatgtccactcgatataaccatgattaataagttaacctatcacaggttgttcgtaataacggctgggtcaaatctctgttttacccccgaaattacctcttgtttcttaagtccccattgatcccctaatgaacaattgttttgtgatccaatcacaaactgagtccctctcataccaaatgagagagcgggatcccttgttcaagccctagaatcaacacttaattgaacaacctctctaccatccctaaagcgggtaggagtgaattccctcttgcaccctatgttcccagctatctatccagtcttacccttaaaatggcagtcatattgagctgatgctgttgagccaaccctcacctatgcaaatctaaggacaatcccagataaatagaagttcatagttagctcaggattaaggtcaagttacctagatcatcgctttgaaatagtcagtcttaaatagtaaacgacgttataaagtaagaatgactcatttcctggtccgatcttgtacaaactcttttgcacaaggacacccccacttctcatgtccaacatgaacgaattaggatcactacgtttgtagcactttacaacttcatgtaataactacagagcaggccatatccaatagtgttaccagaataaggtacccaaccttatccatgtactatagatcattttggctattactcgaacctgatccacctttatgtctccacataaagttcatgtaatcaaccaatagtcaagggacttttaggtttattggatttctgttcaagcaatagatttattcaataacacctttattgaattatcagaataagcttcattgtttacataccacgagttttaggacataaaacccaacaatcgATGGTGCTGGTGTTACTGGTGATAGTAATGCTGGTGTTAATACCTCCTGTCATCTAGTAATGATTCTAAGCACATCGCTTCTAAGGAAGCCTCTACTGGGGTTTCAAGAGCAGCTCAGATAAAGAAGCTACAGGCTCTGTTTCGGTCACTAGGGCCAGGACTCTAACCAAAAGAAAACAACCATCCATGGCTAATGTTTCTCCTATGCCTTTAGATGGGGTCTCTTTTCACACTGAGAGTGCAAGTTTATGAAAGTATGTTGTTAAACATAATATTGTGCAAGTTTATGATAGTATGTTGTTAAACATAATATTGTGGATGAGAAAGAATTATCTAATCGTACTCAGAGTGTGTTgagattattgaattaattcaaACTGTCTGCCCTGAAAGAACTGTTTTGAACTTGGCGCCCTACAATCCTCACTTGGTACGAGAGTTCATTGTGAATCTTCCCCCATAATTTGTAGATTCAGCTAGTCTAGATTTTCAGACAGTACACAATAGGCGACATGCATTTGTCTTCTTTGCTGCTGTGATcaaccaacttttttttttttttcgtaatGTGCCTTAAAATGTGAGAGAACTGCATCCTTCTCTAAGACATTTGGTCTTTGAGTTGATTGGAGGAGCTCGTTTCATTTGGCCATGAAAGGATCAATGGTCTACAGTGTCTttgagatttaaatataatatgccCTTTTACATAGGATTGGAATTTATAATGGTGTCCTTCTTCATGCAAATCTGATTAAACATCACATTGGGTCCAAAGCTCTGAAATTGCCTATTTGTTTTTCCACCCTTATTTGTGACATCATATTGTCTTAAAAGCCTGATCTTCTCACTGCATGAGAAGTTATTGGACCATCTCGAAATCTCTTTTCCATCAACCCTAAACTTCTGCAGGGTCACCATGTTCCTAATTTGGGTACCACCACAATACCTTATCATCTTGATTGCACAACTCGAGCTTTAATAACTTCTTCATTTGGTGGTCGTATTCTTCAATTGCTTTCCCCTGAAGCTCGTGATCTCGAGTCTTTCCTGCACCATCTTTAGGAGAGCAAGGAAGAAGTGGATGAGGTTTTAATGATCATGTGGTTCGTTTTATTTAGGGATGCAGGAACTTCCTCTTCTCAACCACGGAGTTGATGTCTTTAGGTGTTTTTTTTCCAATCCAGAAAGGGGGAATGGTGATTAGTTTTGGTTTGTGGTTTGGTGATTAGTTTCGGTTGATTGTGTTTAGATGTTTCTGTCTGATTTCTATTCATGATTATGGGTTGATTTATGTTTTTGCTCGGGGGACTAATATGTTTTGGAACTGATATGTTCTCGCTTGTTatgtgttgtattgttgatgttattatttttttcaagacTTTCATTCCGACATTTGTACTTATTGTTGAATGATAGTTGTTTtttattctgcataaaaaaattataagccaAAGGAGAAGTTTATTTAAGATTTAGGTTGTTGGCTTTATAATCTTCTCTAAGGTAGTGGTTCTGTAGATGTCTCAATTAAACCCTTAACATCCATTTATGACACCAAATATTTTCCTGCAGCATATTTTCTTAATTTGGAATTATCTGAATGTAATATTTAGTCTGATATATTCCTTTTTGAAGCGCGGCTTTTTATTCCAAATGAGGACTTATTTCATTTATTGGATTCCATTATTTAAAGTAATTTTTGCAGACCTTTTAGAGTTGCCGCATTTGTTTAATTAAGCATGACGTTTTCTGTACTTCGACCAAACTATTCTACATTGTGTTCTTGCTCGTTTGCTCACTATTTCGTTGTACATGTTCTTCATCTGTTGAGTGCAACACTTTGAAGAATTTCACAatcttaggggagcctaagtcaTTGCTActagagaagggattctcaacTTCAGAGGAAGAGTTCTCTATCTTAAGAGGACCTAAGATTTGCCAGTGAAGGGAGTTTGTTGATTCTGGAAGAAGATAATCAAGTTGAGAGGAGTCTCACACACCGTCGGGTGTCGAAATGTCAGACGCTAATATTAACAAACTTAGGGGACTCCAAGTTTAGTTGAAAGGGAGTCACACGtctagggggagcctaggtgaCGTGTATGTTAAGTACGTGAGCCACTATAGTAGTTGGTGTcttacagataagtactataTCATAAACTGCTtatctctttaatattagtgatTTATTTTTCTGGACATTCTACCCTCCAGACGTAGGTGTTTATCATCCAACTAGGTTACAAACTGTTGTATGTCTTTACTTGTTTACTTGTTGTtggtatttttattgttatagtTGTTGTCAGTATTTTCTGTTTAACATCCACATAACGAGTGACGAGTCATTCTATCACCTTTTTCCTGTGCTATTTCTTAGACATTTGTTACAGCTAGTTTGGTATTAAAGTCATAGCTTTTAATAGATGTGACTTCGATTTCTTATGAATGTATCCTTTTCCAAACGAATTGAAAGAGAccaattggagagaaaaaatgtttgttcaataatttattcatattaaacGACGACGAGTTGGAGAAGATATTCAATGCTTGAGACAGTGGGATTTAAAGGGAACGAACGTGGAACACATtaactttttttcctttccattttgtTTATAGTTTTCCTTTATCATTTATGCTTGAGTTCTAGTATGGTGGAGGACATGGATGTGTATTgtttagatttatttaattgCATTAGTTAAAGACTTTCATATTGCAATAATCATGTGTGTAATTGTTTGCTCAAtgactttttttctttctcagtGAATAATTCATTCCCCTTATTTATTTAGGTTTTGACTCAAgagactaaattttaatttaggacAAAGTTTGCACGAAAATAAAGGGTTGTCTTTTAGGTTGTTTGTGAAAGAACTTAATATCTTGTTTTGTCTTTAAAATTCTATAGAGATTTTAGGTTTTAACTTCAAGCATTGAGATTAATTAAACTTGAGAGAGCCTAATGTAGTATTTTAACATTCTCAATCATGATATTAATTATGAGTTGTTTGATCGATCAATTGACATTTTCATTGCATGAATCCATTctaaaatattttctcaaaCATCTCTAGATAAAATAAAGTGTAAGTAACCATAGTACCTAGTCAATTACGAGGATCATACTTCAACTTAATTAACTATACTAAATTTGACACTTTGCACTTCCGACATTTTATGGAATTAATCATGCACAATAATAACTTTCCATAAAATTGTAGAAGATTGTGATCTTTGAGATAATTTTTCAATTAGGTTGTCTAATCAAGGTGTCAATTAACTATTTTCTTAATACACAATATAGTTTCACTTTGGATGTTTAGTTTTGAGTCTTAAATTTGGAGAATATCTCTAAGTGATAGTTCCATCATTAAGACCTTATTCGGTAAGGATTTGGTTTTTgtagttttagtttttgaaaattaaacctatagacactactttcacttccaaatttctacttttgttatctactttttattaatggtttaaaatccaaaccaaaatttggaaactaaaaaaaataacttttaaaaacttgtttttgtttttggaattttgctaagaattcaattattgtacttaagaaagatacaaattttcaaaatcaaaaaacTAAAAGCGAAATCGTTACCAGACGGGAcctaaattgttttaattttcctACATGATTACATGTTCACTGTAAACAACTAATTGCCAAATGTAATGTTTATGTAAAACGATAAATCAGCTGTGAATCAATTTGTGTTATTTTTACCAACTTTATGAACGTTGCTATATGTTGTGAATGCGATCAAAATGGACCCCAAATTCAAACATCATGATTAAGAACATATTTTAtactcatatattttattagaacttgtttttttttcaatacaTTAATTGAGAGAAAAGCAATAATCTATGTGAAAACATATATGGGATTTTTGACCCACTAATCCCATATATGTTTTCTCATATATGGAATCCAAATGGGCACCAAATTCAAACATCATGATCAAGAACATATGTCATAAAgttttttttgccaaaaaaaaattaatcaaaaaataaaaactagatccaaataaaatataccatattatattttaagCAAGCATAACAATCTAGCTTCATCCATTTAACATGAGAATGaccattattatatttttacaaaacCCATAAGCTTAGAGAACCATAGTAATAAGAAAATAAAGCATACAATTGCAATCAAGCATGAAACAAGAGTAACAAGACTCTAAGAACAAACCACAACACATTTGACTCCAACATAATCAATCATATCCAAATGAAGATGAAGCTCAGCAGAGAAATATACAGCCTTCTTTTCACTTAAGATGAGATTCAATGTCCTTGGTGATATTATTCATAAGATCGAGATATTTGTAAGGATAAGGAGAGCCATCATCAAGTTTCTCATATTCCAAGGTTAAAATTGCTAAGCTATGCTCGGGTCCTTTTGGCACAACTTGATATATCCCTTTAAAAACTTTGTAATGTTCAAATACATCTCCTTCCAATCCAATCAAGGTCACTGCCAGCTTCTCGTCATCAAATTCCACTTGTTCTTTGAAAACCTCAGTCTTACCATCTTAGGAAAACGCATAATAACACAAAAGATATGAATATTTAAGGAAGGATCATTCACGAAAACAAATGAgaatagaaaaacaaaacaagtgGTCGTGGTCATAGTTGTGATCATAGTTATGATTGTATTTATACGTACCGATGGTGTAATTCCAGATCTTGATGGAGCCATGACCATGGGTGTCCCAATCTCCTTCATGAACTTCAACACTTTGGAAGATTGTTGGAGAAATATTGGGAAGATGAGAAACTTTATCTTTGAAGACTCCATAATATTTGTGAGCAGGTGCATTTATTTCTAATTCACTGACAAACTTCCCAACAAGAGACATGGTTTTAATAAATTCTTAATAGATTTGGTAATTTAAAGAACACATCCACATACAACAAATCCCCAATGCTTTCCCCCTTTTATGAAACTCCTGCAGGAGatgaattattattataattattgttttttattattattttaatccaACGATTAATTATTTTGATGACATTATACTATTTGTTCAATGATTTTAAAGGAGCAGGTAGGCGACAAGAGTTGGTTTAAAATACGCCAATCAAACCGTAGTTTCTTCTTTGAatcatgtttttctttttccttaattaaaaatagtttgtaaacttccaataaattaataatttagtccctaaagtTAAAGTCGAAAtcaatttagttcatatattttcaaatttgtaataatttagattttgaatttttataatagaaatttatttgtgaagatatttcatctcaaatttttgttttaatagatAATATTAATATACAACAACAAGAGGGATCTCACAGTCTGAGATCAAGACACCACAACAAATAAACCACCTATATAAACAGCGCACAGACGAAACAAATATAACCATAATAAAAAGACAAcccaaaaggaaaaacaaacaaaccaacTAGGAAAAAAAACCTCATAAGTCGGGGAAcacacaaaaaacaaaatatccaaaaaaaaaactaagacaacgaaaataaaaaatctagaGAAAATTATAAAGATCAATCTGCCACGAAGCAGCATGTGCATGAAAATTAGAGACACCTCATAATTTGAAGTTGTTAGGTCACACAAATTTAACTATAAAAATGCTTTAGCAATAAACCCCCCAAACTATTGATAATTAGATGGTTATCAgaacataaattaattatgtttttacTCTTCTCCTTTTAATAATTAACTTGATAATCGAATATAGCGAAAGTTAAGAACTTGAAATGAAGAAAGTTATTGAATGAATTTTGGTTAATATTATTCGGCTTGCATCTTTTCTTTACAAGAGtatgttaaatttttaaaaagcagTACAACAGCTAAACGTTCTAAATAAGGGAAATAACACTCATATGGTGAAATTATGGTTATCTAACCCAATGTATAAACGTGTTTTTCACAATGTTCCaataatttcaaagacaaacaATAAAGCATCAAGATAAACTTCAAAAGACGAAACCCAAAGTTTGGTAACTTAGTTCAGTGATATACTACCTACGTCTCGAAAACAATGTGCGCGGGAAAGATGCTTTTACTACAATAAAGTCAAGCAATTACAAAGCTGTATTTATGTATAAATAAATGGCAAATATAACAACACAGGGATAGCTTAACACGATGAATAATTTACCTAGACTCCCCCTAAGTGTGATTCCTTTTCAAATATTCTTAGGCTTCCCCTAAGTACGAGTATATTAGTAAGCGACCACTTAAGCTTCCCCAaagtgtgagactccctctcaactACTATCTTTTCACTTTCAAATATGAAGACCATTCTACTTGATGAACATAGGCTCCCCTTAAGTTTGCGAATCTCTTCTCAAATAATGATTCcttaggctctccctaagaTGGAGAAATTATTCTCAATTAGCTATTCATACTTCATAACGATCTAGAGCAAAGCCTCAAGATCTACAAAACTTCTTGTTTCACAATCTCTAAGAATGACACACGATCACGTCATTCATTCgccacaaaaaataaaaacagcaATCAAATACATCAAAACGGCAACCCTAGCAAGAATACAACTTGGTCTTAAATATGCACAACATCAAATAGGAAAGCATACCCCAACCAGAATCTGCAAAGCTTATATAAGAAAAAGATCCAACAGAAATAAAATTGCAAGAACATCCTATTATAATGCCCTTTCTCTCAAGCaagatattaaataaaagtCAATCAACAGTAGTCAATTGTTTGAAAGTAGTACACACACATGCTAAATAGTTTTGTTgagttatatgtcctaaaatttgtagtttgtaatattaaacatattttatttgcaacaaaaatgttattgaggcttattcaataaaattgttattgaatatgtaaattgcacttgcaaagattaaattcaataaactaagatccatggccattacatgagtacttgaactttatgcggAAACATAAAATGGTCAAGTgcaagtaaatagccaaaacggtatatagtatacgaataaggttgggtatcttatcctagtaacattattggatgtggCACACTTTGTATctaatacaaacgatgtgatcctaaatcgttcatgtggagacatgcgagtggaagcatcctatgcaataaatttgtataagaccaggaccaaaaaataagtcactcttactttataacgttgtttattgtttaagactgactatttcaaatcgatgacctaggtaactaaATGTTAATCCTGATCTAACTATGAACATCTGTTTATTttggattatctttagatttgcataggtgagggatggctcaacagcgtcggctcaataggTCTCCCATTCCAGATATAAAAcaaggtagatagttggggacataggtgcaagatgaaattcacttctacccgcttttagggatatagaaaggttattctctttattgattctaggtcttgaacaagggaccccacattctcattggcttgagaagACTCGATTTAGTGATTTGATCACAAACCCATTATTCATTGGAGGAtcggtggaacttaaggaggAAAATATAACCTTGGGTTAATTGTgatgaattattattattattattattattgttagtattattttattccaaggatgaattaatttcatagatattaatattatatgttCAATGATTTTAAAGGAGTAGGTAAGCGACAATAGTCGGTTTATTATATAAGCCAAACAAACCGTAGTTTCTTCATCGAATCACGTTTTTTTTTgtcttaattaaaaatatttttatctctaaattaaCAATTCAGTCTCTAAACTTAAGTTGACAGCAATTTAATTcatgtaatttcaaatttataataatttagtctttgaacttttataaataacaaTAACCCATTTGATTTTTCGTTTATTGttcttgaaaattaaacctataaatactacttttatCTCtatatttcttcatttattatctacattttaccataggttaaaaaaccaaactaaaatttggaaactaaaaaaagtagcttttaaaaacttgattttgttttttggaatttggttaagaatttaaaGATTATattaaagaaagatgcaaatcattataagaaaagatgaggaaataaatttaatttttaataaaaagaaataaataattacgGAACGGATCATAGTTTTTGTACTTTAAGGTTTGCAACAATCTAGTTCTTGTTGCGAAAGTTTATTATTAggatttaataaaatttcttatACATGATGACTGATAAATTAGTTCATGGACCTTAATTTTTGTACTTTTTATGTTTCGTAACAATTTAATTCTAATTGTGAAAATttactattaagatttaataaaatttataatttttatttatttataaactatataaactaaatcattatataataaaaaattgacgcttaaatttgaagaagattttcataataaaaattgaattattatttattaaaatttatggactaaattgtttgaaatttgaaactACGAACTAGAGTTGAAAGACTCAATTATTACTTCCAAGTACTTTTTAAcccttttcttatttcttttacgGCTTTCTAAAGGGTAGTtctgaaaactattttctttaaaCATTATACAAAGGGGAGATATgaaagttttattattattattattattattattattattattattattttttaatgtgtgcttcaaaatttgttagaaaatCAAACTAGTAGAATTGAGATTATGTATAAGGATATTAGTAAGCGATCACTTTG is drawn from Benincasa hispida cultivar B227 unplaced genomic scaffold, ASM972705v1 Contig1182, whole genome shotgun sequence and contains these coding sequences:
- the LOC120068835 gene encoding MLP-like protein 328, which produces MSLVGKFVSELEINAPAHKYYGVFKDKVSHLPNISPTIFQSVEVHEGDWDTHGHGSIKIWNYTIDGKTEVFKEQVEFDDEKLAVTLIGLEGDVFEHYKVFKGIYQVVPKGPEHSLAILTLEYEKLDDGSPYPYKYLDLMNNITKDIESHLK